One region of Desertifilum tharense IPPAS B-1220 genomic DNA includes:
- a CDS encoding DUF4157 domain-containing protein, translated as MYTRAPKESASTSRTSTPKRSNASETSHSFSIQPHPETHLAPVSEAPSYSRNAADLLSENIMRSLSSPEPEPETAPAALEVTPTPQLPTPSIQPKESAIQRQCTDCAEEQQEQSENDEKSFDEIASIQTKLTIGAPGDQYEQEADKMAAQVMSMSVTPQVQRLPETENPVQMRSLAQSITPVIHRQVDEQVQMQQLVQRAFQPTQTQASGDLESRLTGSKGSGSPLSQEVRSFMEPRFGADFSQVRVHTGNEAVQMNRELGAQAFTHGSDVYFGEGKSPGNNELTAHELTHVVQQSGQSLAPLQRHDLTGSLFTLSRPNTISLPTVQCDDNDTDADDIDQVRADREILSRPLYHFYGTAGLVDVAVALDAELMSDTLGSRMTTERARTLLAIYHTLQHRLQSPEARIDEHGLPQPLGSPYRLEGEQQLDELNWETSSPLAGILEDMAPFGNVDLWTMLANATPVAPRRRQPARRQDDSDPIPPPIPPGEVTASEFSAEDHGGREADSATARIREEVRLPEPSSSEPNSADVLDLTISIMTEIVEIGLAELTIPISAVLNIASVVGTMDQTEQSRRADARATGVRLAVLALGLIHPPPRLLSLAILEEYCSGTAMWTLKIHENHYPLGQQETEAAMRSGLRQVASLINEAVKRSERRASIDIQRPLIQSEAQQLREVVYERIQANLRSRIN; from the coding sequence ATGTATACGCGGGCCCCAAAAGAAAGCGCTTCAACCAGCCGTACTTCTACTCCAAAAAGGAGCAACGCCTCAGAAACCTCGCACTCTTTTTCCATTCAGCCTCACCCAGAGACTCATTTAGCTCCCGTTTCAGAAGCACCGAGCTATTCTCGGAATGCGGCCGATCTCTTGAGCGAGAATATCATGCGATCGCTCTCATCCCCAGAACCAGAGCCAGAAACCGCACCCGCAGCCCTCGAAGTTACGCCAACCCCTCAATTACCCACTCCCTCAATTCAACCCAAAGAAAGCGCTATTCAGCGACAATGTACAGACTGCGCCGAAGAACAGCAAGAACAGTCCGAAAACGATGAAAAAAGCTTCGATGAAATCGCCTCAATTCAAACTAAACTAACCATCGGAGCGCCAGGAGACCAATACGAGCAAGAAGCTGACAAAATGGCGGCTCAAGTCATGTCAATGTCAGTAACTCCCCAGGTTCAGCGCCTCCCAGAAACAGAGAACCCAGTGCAAATGCGATCGCTAGCGCAGTCCATTACCCCTGTAATCCACAGACAAGTAGACGAACAGGTGCAAATGCAACAGCTAGTCCAACGCGCCTTTCAACCTACCCAAACTCAAGCCTCTGGAGATTTAGAAAGCCGTTTAACGGGTTCTAAAGGTAGCGGTTCCCCATTATCCCAAGAAGTGCGATCGTTCATGGAACCCCGCTTTGGAGCAGATTTTAGCCAGGTACGGGTGCATACAGGTAATGAAGCTGTGCAAATGAACCGAGAACTAGGCGCACAAGCCTTTACGCATGGGAGTGATGTTTACTTTGGGGAAGGGAAGTCACCAGGGAATAATGAGTTGACGGCGCATGAGTTGACTCATGTTGTGCAGCAAAGTGGTCAAAGTCTTGCTCCTCTTCAGCGTCATGACTTGACAGGATCTCTTTTCACACTTTCCCGACCCAATACTATTAGCCTCCCGACTGTACAGTGTGATGATAATGATACAGATGCAGATGACATAGACCAAGTACGTGCTGATCGTGAGATTCTAAGTCGACCTTTGTACCATTTTTATGGTACTGCTGGACTTGTTGATGTTGCTGTTGCTTTAGATGCTGAACTTATGTCTGATACGCTTGGTTCGCGTATGACTACAGAGCGAGCGCGGACGCTTCTAGCAATCTATCATACCTTACAGCACCGTCTCCAATCTCCAGAGGCACGTATTGATGAACATGGATTGCCGCAACCGTTAGGTTCTCCCTATCGACTAGAAGGGGAACAACAGTTAGATGAATTAAATTGGGAGACATCTTCCCCTCTTGCTGGGATACTTGAGGATATGGCCCCATTCGGTAACGTTGACCTCTGGACTATGCTAGCTAATGCTACGCCTGTAGCACCTAGGAGAAGGCAACCAGCTCGCAGACAAGATGACTCAGATCCTATACCCCCTCCTATTCCACCTGGTGAAGTAACTGCAAGCGAGTTTTCGGCAGAAGACCATGGTGGGCGTGAAGCTGACTCAGCCACAGCTCGAATCCGTGAAGAAGTGAGACTTCCTGAACCGAGTAGTAGCGAACCCAACTCAGCCGACGTTCTGGATTTAACAATCAGCATAATGACTGAAATTGTTGAAATAGGACTTGCTGAGTTAACCATTCCGATTAGTGCAGTCCTTAATATAGCATCGGTTGTTGGCACAATGGATCAGACTGAACAATCACGACGTGCTGATGCCCGCGCTACCGGTGTGCGGTTGGCGGTATTAGCATTAGGACTTATTCATCCCCCACCACGTTTGCTTTCCTTAGCAATACTGGAAGAGTATTGTAGTGGAACCGCTATGTGGACACTTAAAATTCACGAGAATCACTATCCACTAGGTCAACAAGAAACTGAAGCTGCGATGCGATCTGGGTTACGTCAGGTAGCATCACTCATCAATGAAGCTGTTAAACGTAGCGAACGGCGTGCAAGCATTGATATACAAAGACCCCTAATACAATCTGAGGCACAACAGTTACGCGAAGTTGTCTATGAGAGAATCCAAGCTAATCTTAGGTCTCGTATAAACTAA
- a CDS encoding GspE/PulE family protein, with amino-acid sequence MNDLPNPPSVWQQLKKRDITCDEAIQLLVDSEGMVKLERLDPEVSFRFWREFPDRNGFPPLIPLLLWRNCYYLGSPVPIGSEVIRKIGDRTFTDIKIISISDKSYRTWFHSQNFDHTRISAAPLINPLTGEVEQENISEVTELYLSKAVGQISRIKTIISGALRNRASDIHLEPMAEGLRVRYRIDGVLRDITTLSVDISRRVIVALKVMSNMDIAESRCPQDGRIGEHYATTDAEQLGMDMRVSTLPCVCGEKAVIRLLPRQNPFSAVEDLGFTPTSLEIYKSWLEQPQGMIILTGPTGSGKTSTLYTSLQAVATEQVNVVTVEDPVEYILPGITQTQVHERAGMTFAAGLRAILRQDPDIIMVGEIRDQETAETAVRAALTGHLVFTTLHTNDAVGAIPRLKDIGPDPGLISDALLGIVAQRLVRRVCPHCAQPYTPTLEDFNRLGISPQTTSTEGWQRGAGCSKCFHSGYLGREAIIELLDVDDRIRELIYDGTLTQLHRYLRESDFTSFLKAAIAKVTAGATTVEEVLRVLPRNSFHHRTPKSVPPTPLKRLQVQ; translated from the coding sequence ATGAACGATCTCCCTAATCCTCCGTCTGTTTGGCAACAACTCAAGAAACGGGACATTACTTGCGATGAAGCGATCCAACTTTTAGTGGATAGCGAGGGAATGGTTAAACTCGAACGACTCGATCCGGAGGTGAGTTTTCGCTTTTGGCGGGAGTTTCCCGATCGCAATGGCTTTCCCCCCCTCATTCCCCTGCTTTTATGGCGCAATTGCTATTACCTGGGAAGTCCCGTCCCCATTGGATCGGAAGTGATTCGCAAAATCGGCGATCGCACTTTCACCGACATTAAAATTATCTCGATTTCCGATAAAAGTTATCGCACTTGGTTCCATTCCCAAAACTTCGACCACACCCGGATCAGCGCCGCGCCCTTAATTAACCCCTTAACGGGTGAAGTCGAACAAGAAAACATCAGCGAAGTTACAGAACTCTACCTCTCTAAAGCCGTTGGGCAAATTAGCCGCATTAAAACGATTATCTCCGGTGCGCTCCGCAACCGCGCCAGCGACATCCACCTAGAGCCAATGGCGGAAGGCCTCAGAGTCCGCTATCGCATTGATGGGGTTTTGCGCGATATCACCACCCTTTCTGTTGATATTAGCCGCCGGGTGATCGTCGCCCTCAAAGTCATGTCCAATATGGATATCGCCGAAAGCCGCTGTCCCCAAGATGGACGCATTGGCGAACATTATGCCACCACCGACGCCGAACAACTGGGAATGGATATGCGCGTCAGCACCCTTCCCTGTGTATGTGGAGAAAAAGCCGTTATTCGCCTCCTCCCGCGTCAAAACCCCTTTTCTGCGGTAGAAGACCTCGGCTTTACCCCGACTAGCTTAGAAATTTATAAAAGCTGGCTGGAACAACCCCAAGGGATGATTATCCTCACCGGGCCAACAGGTTCGGGCAAAACCAGCACCCTATATACTAGCTTGCAAGCCGTCGCCACGGAACAGGTGAACGTCGTCACGGTTGAAGATCCGGTCGAGTATATCTTACCGGGCATTACCCAAACTCAAGTCCACGAACGCGCCGGGATGACCTTTGCTGCCGGATTGCGTGCTATTCTCCGCCAAGACCCCGATATCATTATGGTGGGCGAAATTCGCGACCAGGAAACCGCAGAAACCGCCGTCAGGGCCGCTCTAACGGGTCACTTAGTCTTTACAACCCTCCATACGAACGATGCCGTTGGAGCCATTCCCCGCCTCAAGGACATCGGCCCAGACCCCGGTTTAATTAGCGATGCCCTGTTGGGAATTGTTGCCCAGCGTTTAGTGCGCCGCGTCTGTCCCCATTGCGCTCAACCCTATACCCCAACTCTAGAAGATTTCAATCGCTTGGGCATTTCGCCCCAAACCACTTCCACTGAAGGATGGCAGCGCGGTGCAGGCTGTTCAAAATGCTTTCATTCCGGCTATTTGGGACGAGAAGCCATTATCGAGTTATTAGATGTGGACGATCGCATCCGCGAACTCATCTATGATGGTACGCTCACCCAGTTGCACCGCTACCTCCGCGAGAGCGACTTTACTTCATTTTTAAAGGCTGCGATCGCCAAAGTCACGGCCGGAGCCACCACCGTTGAGGAAGTCTTGCGCGTCCTCCCCCGCAACTCCTTCCACCACCGCACCCCCAAAAGCGTTCCCCCTACTCCTCTCAAACGCTTGCAGGTGCAATAA
- a CDS encoding RNA-binding protein, with the protein MSIYIGNLSYEVTEADLNAVFAEYGSVKRVQLPTDRETGRMRGFGFVEMSSDAEEDAAIDALDGAEWMGRDLKVNKAKPRENRSSGSFGGGGRRNDRYSRSY; encoded by the coding sequence ATGTCGATTTACATAGGCAACCTCTCTTATGAGGTAACGGAAGCTGACCTAAACGCAGTTTTTGCAGAATATGGTTCAGTTAAACGCGTTCAGCTTCCGACTGACCGCGAAACCGGTCGGATGCGCGGTTTTGGCTTCGTTGAAATGAGCAGCGATGCCGAAGAAGACGCCGCGATTGACGCCCTTGATGGCGCAGAGTGGATGGGTCGCGACCTCAAGGTGAATAAAGCCAAGCCTCGTGAAAACAGAAGCTCTGGTTCTTTTGGTGGCGGTGGTCGTCGCAACGATCGCTATTCCAGAAGCTACTAA
- a CDS encoding VOC family protein, translating into MLSDLTQTPVLQRGDLRKVHHIALHVRDMDASRHFYGQILGLHELTGAEVPKTLVKLVEAGEVANFVTPEGTVLDLFWKPNLTPPHPDPQQEFTRAGHLAFDIDPEGFDRAVEVLRSHSVPIDSGPVTRPTGRGIYFYDPDGFLLEIRCDP; encoded by the coding sequence ATGCTATCCGATCTCACCCAAACCCCTGTTTTGCAACGTGGCGACTTACGCAAAGTTCACCACATCGCCTTACATGTCCGGGATATGGACGCCTCCCGCCACTTCTACGGTCAGATTTTAGGGTTGCACGAACTCACTGGTGCAGAAGTCCCCAAAACCCTAGTCAAATTGGTAGAAGCAGGAGAAGTCGCCAACTTTGTCACCCCAGAGGGTACGGTTCTCGATCTGTTCTGGAAACCCAACTTAACCCCTCCCCATCCCGACCCGCAACAGGAATTTACCCGCGCCGGACATCTTGCCTTTGATATCGATCCAGAAGGGTTTGACCGGGCAGTAGAGGTTTTGCGATCGCACTCAGTCCCCATCGATAGCGGCCCCGTCACCCGCCCCACCGGACGCGGAATCTACTTTTACGATCCCGATGGCTTCCTATTAGAAATTCGCTGCGATCCCTAG
- a CDS encoding N-acetylmuramoyl-L-alanine amidase produces the protein MGRIFLSAGHGGLENGITDPGAVAGGTTEAREMILLRDLILPELRSRGFEVLSVPDDLSMLQSIQWINGRHRRGDVALEIHADAFSNPAVRGATVFYIVNNNERKAHAELMLLALLRRVPQLPSRGAKPDTLSGPGSLAFCRNVIPASLLMEVGFLTNPDDRFLLQNRRRDMALGIADGLAAWSRALNPSTPAPTPTPTPTPTPTPTPVPSETYPPINISINGRVHGERGIIVNGNSYIPIDLVDQLGIDLSKDPNVRRLNYRSIVYVKAIELREYNIAVGWDSATRTVLLRSNLSICPGQIDRIMGNGNTSEVQLMMFLRANNEQALNQFPDLPRLYREEAAIEGVNYDVAFSQMCVETGFLRFGGEIRPSQNNFAGLGDVSGSPGGASFPSARIGVRAHIQQLKAYASTEPLVQELVAPRFRFVTRGIAPLIDQLSGRWAADLQYGQRITAIVRRLYESAGFL, from the coding sequence ATGGGACGCATTTTTCTGTCAGCAGGTCATGGGGGCTTAGAAAATGGGATTACCGATCCGGGTGCAGTCGCCGGGGGAACCACAGAAGCCAGAGAAATGATTTTATTGCGCGATCTGATTTTGCCAGAATTGCGATCGCGCGGATTTGAAGTCCTATCCGTCCCCGACGACCTGAGTATGCTACAGTCCATCCAATGGATTAATGGCCGCCACAGACGGGGGGATGTTGCCCTAGAAATTCACGCCGACGCCTTTTCTAACCCGGCAGTGCGCGGGGCGACTGTTTTCTACATTGTCAATAACAACGAACGCAAAGCCCACGCCGAACTGATGTTACTGGCCTTGCTGCGACGAGTTCCCCAACTTCCCTCGCGCGGGGCCAAACCCGACACCCTCAGCGGGCCGGGAAGTCTCGCCTTTTGCCGTAACGTAATTCCGGCTTCCCTACTCATGGAAGTGGGCTTCCTCACCAACCCCGATGACCGCTTTCTCCTGCAAAACCGCCGCCGGGATATGGCATTAGGGATCGCCGATGGGTTAGCCGCCTGGAGTCGTGCCTTAAACCCCTCAACCCCAGCGCCAACACCGACACCAACCCCAACGCCGACGCCGACACCCACTCCTGTACCTAGCGAAACTTATCCCCCCATTAACATCAGCATTAACGGGCGGGTGCATGGAGAAAGAGGCATCATCGTTAACGGAAACTCTTATATTCCGATCGATTTAGTCGATCAACTGGGAATTGACCTATCCAAAGATCCCAACGTGCGGCGGCTGAATTATCGCAGCATTGTCTATGTTAAAGCCATTGAGTTACGCGAATATAACATTGCAGTGGGTTGGGATAGCGCCACTCGCACCGTCCTTTTGCGGTCTAATTTGAGCATCTGTCCGGGACAAATTGACCGAATTATGGGGAATGGCAATACCTCAGAAGTCCAGTTAATGATGTTCCTCAGAGCCAATAACGAACAAGCCTTAAACCAATTCCCAGACTTACCGCGCCTCTACCGCGAAGAAGCCGCAATTGAAGGGGTCAATTATGATGTGGCGTTCTCGCAGATGTGCGTCGAAACCGGATTTTTACGCTTTGGGGGCGAAATTCGACCTAGCCAAAACAATTTTGCAGGCTTAGGCGATGTCAGTGGCAGTCCCGGTGGTGCATCTTTCCCTAGCGCCCGCATTGGAGTGCGCGCCCACATTCAACAACTGAAGGCCTATGCCAGCACGGAACCGTTAGTTCAAGAGTTGGTGGCCCCGCGTTTCCGGTTTGTTACCCGTGGCATTGCACCGTTAATCGATCAACTCAGCGGACGCTGGGCAGCCGATCTACAATACGGTCAGCGAATTACAGCCATTGTCCGGCGACTGTATGAGTCAGCAGGGTTTCTGTAA
- the rfbB gene encoding dTDP-glucose 4,6-dehydratase yields MALRTPRRILVTGGAGFIGSNFVHYWCDRYPEDKVVVLDALTYAGNRANLAELEMRSQFRFVQGDIGDRNLVDTLLSSEQIDTLAHFAAESHVDRSILGPGAFIQTNVVGTFTLLEAFRQHWENRLKPQKLDAEAVFLHVSTDEVYGSLGPDDPAFSETTPYAPNSPYSASKAGSDHLVRAYFHTYGVPTLITNCSNNYGPYQFPEKLIPLMCINALIGKNLPVYGDGQNIRDWLYVGDHCSALDAVIHRGKRGETYNIGGNNEVKNLDLVKMLCQLMDELAPNLPVQPCAELITFVKDRLGHDLRYAINANKIKTELDWTPSVTVEEGLRQTVEWYLTHRDWWEVLLSEEYQAYYRQVYA; encoded by the coding sequence ATGGCTTTGAGAACACCGCGACGTATTTTAGTCACTGGAGGGGCCGGGTTTATTGGCTCTAATTTCGTCCATTATTGGTGCGATCGCTATCCGGAAGATAAGGTGGTCGTGTTAGATGCGCTGACCTATGCGGGCAATCGTGCTAATTTAGCAGAGTTGGAGATGCGATCGCAATTTCGGTTTGTGCAAGGGGATATTGGCGATCGCAATTTAGTCGATACTCTACTGAGTTCCGAGCAAATTGACACCCTTGCTCATTTTGCCGCAGAATCCCACGTAGACCGCTCCATTCTCGGCCCAGGTGCGTTTATTCAAACGAACGTTGTCGGCACGTTTACCCTTTTAGAAGCCTTTCGCCAACATTGGGAAAACCGCCTTAAACCCCAAAAATTAGATGCAGAAGCCGTATTTCTGCACGTCTCTACCGATGAAGTTTACGGCTCTTTAGGTCCCGACGATCCGGCATTCAGCGAAACCACTCCTTACGCCCCCAATAGTCCTTATTCTGCCTCAAAAGCGGGTAGCGATCACCTGGTTCGTGCCTACTTCCACACCTACGGCGTTCCGACTCTAATTACCAACTGTTCCAATAACTACGGCCCCTATCAGTTTCCCGAAAAACTGATTCCCCTGATGTGCATTAATGCCCTCATTGGTAAAAACTTACCCGTCTATGGGGATGGGCAAAATATTCGCGACTGGCTGTATGTTGGCGACCATTGTAGCGCCCTTGATGCCGTCATCCACCGGGGAAAACGCGGCGAAACCTACAATATTGGTGGGAATAATGAGGTAAAAAACCTAGATTTGGTGAAAATGCTCTGTCAACTGATGGACGAACTCGCACCCAATCTTCCCGTGCAGCCGTGCGCTGAGTTAATTACCTTTGTTAAAGATAGATTGGGCCACGATCTCCGTTATGCCATTAATGCCAATAAGATTAAAACAGAACTAGACTGGACGCCCTCCGTTACCGTAGAAGAGGGGTTGCGGCAGACGGTGGAGTGGTATCTGACCCACCGCGACTGGTGGGAAGTCTTGCTGTCTGAGGAATATCAAGCCTATTATCGCCAAGTCTATGCGTAA
- a CDS encoding response regulator transcription factor: MPRILVIDDDPAISELVAINLEMAGYDVSQAPDGIKGQALAVQLIPDLILLDLMLPKVDGFTVCQRLRRDERTADIPVLMLTALGQTQDKVDGFNAGADDYLTKPFEVEEMLARVRALLRRTDRIPQAAKHSEILSYGPLTLVPERFEVIWFDQTVKLTHLEFELLHCLLQRHGQTVSPSEILKEVWGYDPDDDIETIRVHIRHLRTKLEPDPRHPRYIKTVYGAGYCLELPSNDKVEVAEALA; this comes from the coding sequence ATGCCCCGGATACTTGTTATTGACGACGACCCCGCGATTTCTGAGCTAGTCGCAATTAATCTAGAGATGGCTGGCTACGATGTCAGCCAAGCACCCGATGGCATTAAAGGTCAAGCCTTGGCTGTTCAACTCATCCCCGACTTGATTCTTTTAGACTTGATGCTGCCAAAAGTGGATGGTTTTACGGTTTGTCAACGTCTTCGCCGAGACGAACGCACCGCAGACATCCCTGTTTTGATGTTGACGGCTTTAGGTCAAACACAGGACAAAGTTGATGGGTTTAATGCGGGTGCGGACGACTATTTAACCAAACCTTTTGAAGTTGAGGAAATGCTAGCGCGAGTGCGAGCCTTATTGCGACGTACAGACCGCATTCCCCAAGCAGCCAAGCATAGCGAAATTCTCAGCTATGGGCCGCTGACTTTGGTTCCCGAACGCTTCGAGGTGATTTGGTTTGACCAAACGGTTAAACTCACTCATTTAGAGTTTGAACTGTTACACTGCTTACTTCAGCGTCACGGTCAAACGGTATCCCCTAGCGAAATTCTCAAAGAAGTTTGGGGATATGACCCGGATGATGATATTGAAACCATCCGCGTTCATATTCGCCATCTGAGAACTAAGCTAGAACCCGATCCGCGCCACCCCCGCTATATTAAGACAGTCTACGGTGCTGGTTACTGTTTGGAATTGCCCAGTAACGATAAGGTAGAAGTGGCTGAAGCTTTAGCCTAG
- a CDS encoding GAF domain-containing protein — protein MTASTSTNRPSRLSLEGLLHRITSRILQSSELQEILATTVAEVRAFLASDRVLIYQFHPSESGQVVAESIQQECLPSFLGLHFPAEDIPFEARDRFSKARVRSIVDVKSGQIGQSFLRDPNTGNIVPEEIQYRRVDACHIQYLTAMGIQSSCVVPILHAEQLWGLLVAHQRQPRAITEDELRALQMVVDQLAVAIAQSYLLAQTQEKAQREATINQIASLLRYQTPTTLQTALETTVQALQGSGGRLYLKPIAFEVQPSSTGHLVQCQETQNDSATLYTCGTQPQTPSQPLEQSSDWLNSLQPRTNSAEPSSHPTPWAISDLYQVSELQPLQPLFASTPIRSLLIVPLQYGQRNLGYLTIFRDEIELEILWATQPSFTPQKEIKPGQFQPWTPQDLEFVQGLTSHIAAAILHQGIQGQWQALNTHLERQVEERTAKLQQTTEQQQALLEVVTRIRESLTPEDVFRTATQEVCHLLNVERVAVYRFNEDWGGAFVHDFESTTTEWQGKLRLGENLVWDDTYLQISQGGRYRNNETFAVDDIRLAGLYPCHVDILKQFCIQSFAIAPIFVGQKLWGLLGAYQHSTTRAWEVSDVQFLAQTAAQLGMALQQADLLLQTQQQAQQLSQALKDLQKTQTQLIQTEKISSLGQLVAGIAHEINNPVNFIYGNLTPAREYTEELLSLLLLYQQECPNPSPDIRERMEMMDLGFIAEDLPKLLCSMEVGADRIRQIILSLLNFSRLDQAERKFVDIHEGIESTLTILHHRLKAKSNTSQIQVIKEYGNLPPVECYPSELNQALMNLLSNSIDAIESCRQSSGAAYQGQIIIQTAIAQSPERVPYVTIRMADNGLGISEAIKHRIFDPFFTTKPVGKGTGLGLSIAYQIIVDKHHGHLECKSRLQQGAEFQIEIPLKQPVI, from the coding sequence ATGACTGCTTCAACTTCTACGAATCGTCCGAGTCGTCTGAGCCTCGAAGGATTGCTTCACCGGATAACTAGCCGCATTCTCCAATCTTCAGAATTGCAGGAAATTCTAGCAACAACCGTAGCAGAAGTGCGAGCGTTTTTAGCATCCGACCGCGTTTTAATCTATCAGTTTCATCCATCCGAGAGCGGGCAAGTTGTTGCAGAGTCCATTCAACAAGAGTGTTTGCCCTCCTTTTTAGGGTTACACTTTCCAGCAGAAGATATTCCCTTTGAAGCTCGCGATCGCTTTAGCAAAGCCCGCGTTCGTTCCATTGTCGATGTCAAATCCGGTCAAATCGGTCAAAGCTTCCTGCGAGATCCCAACACAGGCAACATTGTCCCAGAAGAAATTCAGTATCGCCGAGTCGATGCTTGCCACATCCAATATCTAACCGCAATGGGCATCCAATCGTCCTGCGTAGTGCCCATTTTGCACGCCGAGCAACTGTGGGGCCTGTTAGTCGCTCACCAACGCCAACCCAGAGCCATCACCGAAGATGAATTGCGAGCCTTACAAATGGTAGTCGATCAGCTAGCGGTGGCGATCGCTCAATCTTACCTGCTCGCCCAAACCCAAGAAAAGGCCCAACGGGAAGCCACCATTAACCAGATTGCCAGCCTCCTGCGCTACCAAACCCCCACCACCCTCCAAACCGCCCTAGAAACCACCGTTCAAGCCCTTCAAGGTTCCGGAGGTCGGCTGTATCTTAAACCCATCGCCTTTGAAGTGCAACCGAGTTCCACAGGACACCTCGTTCAATGTCAAGAAACCCAGAACGACTCCGCAACGCTCTATACCTGCGGCACCCAGCCTCAGACGCCCTCCCAACCCCTCGAACAATCCAGCGATTGGCTCAACTCTCTTCAACCCCGCACCAACAGTGCAGAACCCTCTAGCCATCCTACCCCTTGGGCAATTTCAGACCTCTATCAAGTTTCAGAACTGCAACCCCTCCAACCCCTATTTGCCTCCACCCCCATTCGCAGCCTGTTGATCGTTCCCCTACAATACGGTCAAAGGAATTTGGGATATCTGACCATTTTCCGCGATGAAATTGAGCTTGAAATCCTGTGGGCAACTCAACCCTCTTTTACCCCCCAAAAAGAGATTAAACCCGGTCAATTTCAGCCCTGGACGCCCCAGGATCTAGAATTCGTTCAGGGATTAACCAGCCATATTGCGGCGGCTATCCTGCACCAAGGGATTCAGGGACAATGGCAAGCCCTCAATACGCATTTAGAACGCCAAGTTGAAGAACGAACCGCCAAATTGCAACAAACCACAGAGCAACAGCAAGCACTGTTAGAAGTGGTGACGCGGATTCGCGAATCTCTGACGCCGGAAGATGTGTTTCGCACGGCCACTCAAGAAGTCTGTCATCTGCTCAACGTCGAGCGCGTCGCCGTTTATCGGTTTAATGAAGATTGGGGCGGTGCGTTTGTCCATGACTTTGAGTCCACAACAACGGAATGGCAAGGCAAGCTGAGACTGGGAGAAAATTTAGTCTGGGACGATACCTATTTGCAAATTTCCCAAGGGGGACGCTATCGCAATAATGAAACCTTTGCGGTGGATGACATTCGGCTGGCGGGTTTGTATCCTTGCCATGTGGATATTTTGAAGCAATTTTGCATTCAATCCTTTGCGATCGCGCCTATTTTTGTGGGACAAAAGCTTTGGGGTCTGTTGGGAGCCTATCAACACTCCACCACCCGTGCTTGGGAAGTCTCCGACGTGCAGTTTCTCGCCCAAACCGCCGCTCAACTGGGAATGGCACTGCAACAAGCGGATTTACTGCTGCAAACCCAACAGCAAGCTCAACAGCTCTCGCAAGCGCTTAAGGATTTGCAAAAAACCCAAACTCAACTGATTCAAACCGAAAAAATATCGAGTTTAGGGCAATTGGTGGCGGGTATTGCCCATGAGATTAACAATCCGGTGAATTTTATTTATGGCAATCTCACCCCAGCCCGCGAGTATACTGAGGAACTACTCAGCCTGCTGTTACTCTACCAACAGGAATGTCCCAACCCCAGCCCAGATATCCGCGAACGCATGGAAATGATGGATTTAGGGTTTATTGCTGAAGATTTGCCCAAACTCCTCTGTTCAATGGAGGTGGGAGCCGATCGCATTCGCCAGATTATTCTCTCTTTACTGAACTTCTCGCGTCTAGACCAGGCCGAGCGCAAATTTGTGGATATTCACGAAGGAATTGAGAGTACCTTGACGATCCTGCATCATCGGCTCAAGGCTAAGTCCAATACCTCGCAGATTCAGGTTATTAAAGAGTATGGCAATCTGCCGCCCGTGGAATGTTACCCCAGCGAGTTAAATCAGGCTTTGATGAATTTGTTGAGTAATTCTATTGATGCCATTGAATCTTGCCGACAATCGAGTGGGGCAGCTTACCAGGGACAAATTATCATTCAAACGGCGATCGCTCAATCCCCAGAGCGGGTTCCTTACGTGACGATCCGCATGGCGGATAACGGTCTGGGTATTTCTGAAGCGATTAAGCACCGCATTTTTGACCCCTTCTTTACAACCAAACCTGTGGGTAAAGGCACGGGCTTAGGTCTATCGATTGCTTACCAAATTATTGTAGACAAGCATCACGGTCATTTAGAGTGTAAGTCCCGACTGCAACAGGGAGCCGAGTTTCAGATTGAAATTCCCCTCAAACAACCCGTCATCTAG